The Candidatus Arthromitus sp. SFB-mouse-Japan genome includes a region encoding these proteins:
- a CDS encoding metallophosphoesterase: MNLFAISDLHLSFNSEKPMDVFGKIWIDHFNKIKENWLKLVCDDDLILICGDTSWAMNINDAIPDLNWIDNLPGKKIIIKGNHDFWWTSINKLNSIYENIKFIQNNYISFKEYAICGSRGFNIDILNSQDEKNHLKILEREKVRMNLSLRSAKKDGYEKIIYMSHYPPFSINNISPNKNIFINILNEYNVEIVIYGHIHNNFEKFYDRKINHTKYYLTSCDYLNFIPLKIL, from the coding sequence TTGAACTTATTTGCAATATCAGACTTACATTTATCATTTAATTCTGAAAAACCAATGGATGTTTTTGGAAAAATATGGATTGATCACTTTAATAAAATTAAGGAAAATTGGTTAAAACTAGTTTGCGATGATGATTTAATTCTAATATGTGGAGATACGTCATGGGCAATGAACATAAATGATGCCATTCCAGACCTTAATTGGATAGATAATCTTCCTGGTAAAAAAATCATCATAAAAGGCAACCATGATTTTTGGTGGACTAGTATAAATAAATTAAACTCTATTTACGAGAATATAAAGTTTATTCAAAATAATTATATTTCATTTAAAGAGTATGCAATCTGTGGAAGTCGAGGTTTTAATATAGATATTCTAAACTCACAAGATGAAAAAAATCATCTAAAAATATTGGAGAGAGAAAAAGTAAGAATGAATTTATCCTTACGCTCTGCTAAAAAAGATGGATACGAAAAAATAATTTATATGAGTCACTATCCCCCTTTTTCAATAAATAATATCTCTCCAAATAAAAATATTTTTATAAATATATTGAATGAATATAATGTGGAAATAGTCATATATGGACATATCCACAATAATTTTGAAAAATTTTATGATAGAAAGATAAATCATACAAAATACTACTTAACATCTTGTGATTATTTAAACTTTATTCCCCTAAAAATCTTATAA
- the tyrS gene encoding tyrosine--tRNA ligase — MSLFNELENRGFIKQATHLEEIKKLVNDEKVVFYIGYDPTADSLTVGHFVTLMFMSHMQKYGHKPIVLVGGGTVMVGDPTGKVDMRKMLSVDTISDNLHKIKNQMKKFIDFSDNKAIMINNADWILKLNYIDFLREIGTKFSVNNMLRAECFKQRLEKGLSFIEFNYMIMQAYDFLYLNEKYNCIMQLGGDDQWSNMIAGMDLIKKKTGKQVYALTCNLLLTSDGKKMGKTESGAVWLDKEKTSVYDFYQYWRNIGDGDVERTLKMLTFLPLDEIEDLCKVESAEINKAKEVLAFEVTKIIHGEDEAIKCQEAARALFSGIGNLEGALNYYIKIQESGNLFLDVLVDLKILPSKSEGRRLISQGGVSIHDEKITDSNFLLKKEHFKDGKVILKRGKKNFYILNLLN, encoded by the coding sequence ATGAGTTTATTTAATGAATTAGAGAATCGGGGTTTTATTAAACAGGCCACTCATTTAGAAGAAATAAAGAAACTTGTAAATGATGAAAAAGTGGTTTTTTATATAGGATATGATCCTACAGCAGATAGTTTAACTGTTGGTCATTTTGTGACACTTATGTTTATGTCTCATATGCAGAAGTATGGTCATAAACCTATTGTACTTGTTGGCGGTGGTACTGTTATGGTTGGTGATCCCACAGGTAAAGTAGATATGAGAAAAATGTTATCTGTCGATACAATAAGTGATAATTTACATAAGATAAAAAATCAAATGAAAAAGTTTATAGATTTTTCGGATAATAAAGCTATTATGATTAATAATGCTGATTGGATTTTAAAACTTAATTATATTGATTTCCTTAGGGAAATCGGTACCAAATTTTCTGTTAATAATATGCTCAGAGCAGAGTGTTTTAAACAGAGACTTGAGAAGGGATTAAGTTTTATTGAGTTTAATTATATGATTATGCAAGCATATGATTTTTTGTATTTAAATGAGAAGTATAATTGTATAATGCAACTCGGAGGAGATGATCAATGGTCAAATATGATAGCTGGTATGGATTTAATTAAGAAGAAGACAGGTAAACAGGTGTATGCTTTGACGTGTAATTTACTTCTTACAAGTGATGGTAAAAAAATGGGTAAGACAGAGAGTGGTGCTGTATGGCTTGATAAGGAAAAAACATCTGTATATGATTTTTATCAATATTGGAGAAATATTGGAGATGGTGATGTAGAGAGAACATTAAAGATGTTAACATTTTTACCATTAGATGAGATAGAAGATTTATGTAAAGTTGAGAGTGCTGAAATAAATAAGGCTAAGGAGGTTTTAGCCTTTGAGGTTACTAAAATAATACATGGTGAAGATGAGGCTATTAAATGTCAAGAAGCAGCTAGAGCTTTATTTTCAGGTATTGGAAATTTAGAAGGGGCACTTAATTATTATATTAAGATTCAAGAAAGTGGAAATTTATTTTTAGATGTTTTGGTTGATCTTAAGATATTACCATCAAAGTCTGAAGGAAGAAGACTTATATCTCAGGGTGGAGTTTCAATACATGATGAAAAGATAACTGATTCAAATTTTTTATTAAAGAAAGAGCATTTTAAAGATGGGAAAGTTATTTTAAAAAGAGGCAAGAAAAATTTCTACATATTAAATTTATTAAATTAA
- a CDS encoding zinc-ribbon domain-containing protein, whose translation MSDKNITCKDCGKEFVFTVGEQDFFKEKGFENDPVRCPDCRRARKNQRREVRR comes from the coding sequence GTGAGTGATAAGAATATTACTTGTAAAGATTGTGGAAAAGAGTTTGTGTTCACGGTAGGGGAGCAGGACTTTTTTAAGGAAAAAGGATTTGAAAATGATCCAGTAAGATGTCCAGATTGCAGACGTGCAAGAAAGAATCAAAGAAGAGAAGTAAGAAGATAG
- a CDS encoding sensor domain-containing diguanylate cyclase translates to MTSSKDTINNTPSIELDVYKKLVKEESDRLKQQNDSLQYKLSITSNLLDISKYLNTRIANDNIFNVINDVAIAIFGVKYSTIIVKESENTYLNISNVNSKNYKNFNFMHKFFGEETFLISCKQKLNIDSIKEHDSKSLLGYPIFRKKEFVGYMILEHPYENFFDTHKVHFLGALADLLAMTYENYMLYKQLDEKSKNDPILNILTRAEFINRLNKIINKKPQKDFALVMIDVDNFKHINDSHGHIFGDSALIQTTNVIKELLNENDIFARYGGDEFILYTNSFDSIKELVTKIEKLRMSVEKNTIEVNGSKSSVTMSFGISVYPYDGKTLDSLLNFADNMLYKAKENGKNKVEINL, encoded by the coding sequence ATGACATCATCAAAGGATACGATCAACAATACTCCATCCATAGAGCTTGATGTATATAAGAAGCTTGTAAAAGAAGAATCTGATAGATTAAAACAACAAAACGATTCTCTTCAGTATAAACTTTCAATAACAAGCAATCTACTTGATATAAGCAAATATTTAAATACACGTATTGCTAATGATAATATTTTTAATGTAATAAATGACGTTGCAATAGCTATATTTGGAGTTAAATATTCCACAATTATAGTAAAAGAATCAGAAAATACTTACTTAAACATTTCAAATGTAAATAGTAAGAATTATAAAAACTTTAACTTTATGCACAAGTTTTTTGGAGAAGAAACATTTCTCATATCATGCAAACAAAAATTAAATATAGACTCCATAAAAGAACATGACTCTAAATCTCTACTTGGTTATCCAATATTCCGTAAAAAAGAATTTGTTGGATACATGATACTTGAGCATCCGTACGAAAATTTCTTCGATACTCATAAAGTTCATTTCTTGGGAGCTCTTGCAGATCTTTTAGCTATGACATATGAAAACTATATGTTATATAAACAATTAGATGAAAAATCTAAAAATGATCCCATATTAAATATTCTAACAAGAGCTGAATTCATAAATAGATTAAATAAAATTATAAACAAAAAACCTCAAAAGGATTTTGCATTAGTTATGATAGACGTTGATAATTTTAAACATATAAACGATTCACATGGACATATATTCGGAGATTCTGCTTTAATACAAACAACAAATGTTATAAAAGAACTCTTAAATGAAAATGATATATTTGCAAGATATGGAGGGGATGAGTTTATCTTATATACAAACTCATTTGACTCCATAAAAGAATTAGTAACAAAGATTGAAAAACTAAGAATGAGCGTTGAAAAAAATACAATTGAAGTTAATGGATCTAAATCAAGTGTTACTATGAGTTTTGGGATATCTGTATATCCATATGATGGTAAAACACTCGATTCTTTATTAAATTTTGCTGATAATATGCTATATAAGGCTAAAGAAAATGGAAAAAATAAAGTAGAAATAAATTTATAA
- a CDS encoding GTP pyrophosphokinase, translating to MAIKQWKTFLMPYQQAVEELKIKFKSIRKEFKFKNEYSPIEFVTGRVKEVASILEKVKKFNIPIDRIEFELEDIAGIRIMCQFVDDIMKVVNIIRKRKDLTILYEKDYITNVKESGYRSYHIIIKYPVNLSIGCKEIISEIQIRTLGMNFWATAEHSLNYKYKQHIPNNLKNKLKQAADTVYKLDELMMQIKDEIRDAQRLFDVKSHIVSNITDALTSLISLGGLKEFTNYQMQLTALIEIGDVNQLNSLLLKIQRDIDKYKNF from the coding sequence ATGGCTATAAAACAATGGAAAACCTTTCTTATGCCATACCAACAAGCTGTTGAGGAACTAAAAATTAAATTTAAAAGTATTCGTAAAGAGTTTAAATTTAAAAATGAGTATTCCCCTATTGAGTTTGTTACAGGTAGAGTTAAAGAAGTGGCTAGTATACTTGAAAAAGTTAAGAAGTTTAACATTCCTATAGATAGAATAGAATTTGAACTCGAAGATATCGCTGGAATTCGAATAATGTGCCAATTTGTAGATGATATAATGAAGGTAGTAAATATAATAAGAAAACGAAAAGATTTAACTATTCTATATGAAAAAGACTACATAACAAATGTAAAAGAAAGTGGTTACAGAAGTTACCATATCATAATTAAATATCCTGTTAATTTATCCATAGGATGCAAAGAGATCATATCAGAAATACAAATTAGAACTCTTGGAATGAACTTTTGGGCAACAGCAGAACATTCCTTAAACTATAAATATAAACAGCATATACCTAATAATTTAAAAAATAAACTCAAACAAGCTGCAGATACTGTATACAAACTAGACGAGTTAATGATGCAAATAAAAGATGAGATAAGAGATGCTCAGAGATTATTTGATGTTAAATCACACATAGTTTCAAATATAACTGATGCTCTAACGAGTTTAATATCACTAGGTGGACTAAAAGAGTTTACAAATTATCAAATGCAACTTACAGCGCTCATAGAAATTGGAGATGTAAATCAATTAAATTCTCTGCTACTTAAAATACAGAGGGATATCGATAAATATAAAAATTTTTAA
- the trpS gene encoding tryptophan--tRNA ligase produces MIDNIKNIFSGIQPSGDLTIGNYFGAIKNWLKLQYQYNCFFCIVDLHAITIRQDPKKFREKILETLAIYIASGIDPNKNTLFIQSHVSFHSELSWILNCFTYMGEISRMTQYKEKSLKSGESIPVGLFTYPILMAADILLYNTDLVPVGSDQKQHLELARDLAERFNNIYSNTFKIPDPYISSTSSRIMNLQSPDKKMSKSDENESSYIKILDNESLIRRKISRSITDSIGTINYSNEQLGIKNLVNILSSITGEDTYDIVERFKNKGYGELKNEVSDALIDELIPIQNRVKELMDNKDYLESVYKNGADKAREASYRMLRKVKKKIGFI; encoded by the coding sequence TTGATTGATAATATAAAAAATATATTTAGTGGTATACAACCATCAGGAGATTTAACTATTGGTAATTATTTTGGGGCAATAAAAAATTGGTTAAAATTACAATATCAATATAATTGTTTTTTTTGTATTGTAGATTTGCATGCTATAACTATAAGACAGGATCCTAAAAAATTTAGAGAAAAAATATTAGAAACTTTAGCAATTTATATCGCATCAGGAATAGATCCGAACAAAAATACATTGTTTATCCAATCTCACGTTTCTTTTCATTCCGAACTTTCTTGGATATTAAATTGTTTTACATATATGGGAGAGATATCTAGAATGACTCAATATAAGGAAAAGTCATTAAAATCAGGTGAGTCTATACCAGTTGGATTGTTTACATATCCAATTTTAATGGCGGCTGATATATTGCTTTATAATACAGATCTCGTTCCAGTTGGATCAGATCAAAAACAGCATTTAGAGTTAGCGCGTGACCTTGCAGAAAGATTTAATAATATTTATTCAAATACATTTAAAATACCAGATCCTTATATAAGCTCAACATCATCTCGAATAATGAATCTTCAAAGTCCAGATAAAAAAATGTCTAAGTCTGATGAAAATGAGAGTTCATACATAAAAATTTTAGATAATGAGAGTCTTATAAGAAGAAAAATATCTAGGAGTATTACGGATTCTATAGGAACTATTAACTATAGTAATGAACAATTGGGTATTAAAAATTTAGTTAATATATTATCATCTATAACTGGAGAGGACACTTATGATATTGTAGAACGATTTAAAAATAAGGGTTATGGGGAGTTGAAAAATGAGGTTTCAGATGCATTAATAGATGAACTTATTCCAATACAAAATAGGGTCAAGGAACTTATGGATAATAAGGATTATTTAGAGAGTGTTTACAAAAATGGTGCAGATAAGGCAAGAGAAGCATCTTATAGAATGCTTAGGAAAGTTAAGAAAAAAATTGGATTTATTTAA
- a CDS encoding DEAD/DEAH box helicase yields MKKVNIGKITEFSNFNNGNDGITIYKKNKLNMKYYEFTRDGIHVWFDVPSMRNITYITKIYIDDQNTLKGFSCSCTYKNTINDVCKHIIASYIFFLNELKDNIKPNVIYDFSQLDQINKLNEENTLDIDIDYFKIDYFVYVNDINDIMLEIKLISNKTYSVSDISEFLNSILSSHPYSINKNTSLNITTNSFNEKDRIFICKLLTIYSLIKINAVIIENIFSNQYIKLNSYLFESLVTSLGEDNLHIKFKHLLFESCKIIKEDLDISPVISTDENNNITLSLKALNIIELFSNKPYFYYDGTIFETSLSFIKNYNCIKELVLRNNTSYFTITDDNKNIFLNQIIPKLSLNFNLKISESLNNILNIEECKCKFYINKVSNDIVIIKVIFNYKDLNINPLDTSCLNTSILRDYNIENKVLTTLNRLSESKNSIYYIIKSPEKIIDFKENGIPTLKTLGEIYYTKKFKQYKIISSSSYKTSFSIGLNNLLNISFSFDGITNDELYSAIKNIRKGEKYLKLKDKGILNLENDYLKQINSILKDLDIDEKELKNDSLNIDKYYAFYINNTYSNNFKSMGELTKNENFLKITDDLSNISNIDLSPPKNLNASLRNYQLEGFKWIKTLKEYNLSGILADEMGLGKTLQTIAFLQKEYENNSLENAIIICPKSLIYNWFDEIKKFAPNLKILIFNGNKNVRSKLINEFQNYDIILTSYGIIQKDIDLLKLKNFNICIIDEAQNIKNKSSKNTISLRELNVNYKFALTGTPIENSIEELWSIFNFLMPGYLYSYSKFRSIYGDQENYTSSNLNKKISPFILRRLKKNVLTELPPKIETKIMIDLNNEQKKLYYSYINKFKEEFNFENNSSNDKNLKFKMLSALTRLRQICCDPKVISEDYSYGSSKIDTLMEIVNEHIKNNKKIIVFSNFTTVLGIIKDKFIKNNIKYTYLDGTIPSKDRIDIVNDFNQNDYNIFLISLKAGGFGLNITSAEIVIHFDPWWNNAVEDQATDRAHRIGQKNTIHVIKLITKGTIEEKIFEIQEKKNILINSIIRDNELEYNSISKMSIEDLKNLFTIDTL; encoded by the coding sequence ATGAAAAAAGTCAATATAGGAAAGATAACTGAGTTTTCCAACTTTAATAATGGAAATGACGGTATTACTATTTACAAAAAAAATAAATTAAATATGAAGTACTATGAATTTACAAGAGATGGTATACATGTTTGGTTTGATGTCCCATCTATGCGCAATATAACATACATAACTAAAATATATATTGATGATCAAAATACTTTGAAGGGATTTTCTTGTTCTTGTACATATAAAAATACGATAAATGATGTTTGCAAGCATATTATAGCTAGTTATATATTTTTCTTAAATGAACTTAAGGATAATATTAAACCTAATGTAATATACGATTTTTCACAATTAGACCAAATAAACAAATTAAATGAAGAAAATACATTAGATATTGATATAGACTATTTTAAAATAGATTATTTTGTATATGTAAATGATATTAATGATATCATGTTAGAAATTAAACTTATATCAAACAAAACTTATTCTGTATCAGATATATCTGAATTTCTAAATTCTATATTATCATCACATCCATACAGTATAAATAAAAATACTTCGTTAAATATAACTACAAATAGTTTCAATGAAAAAGATAGAATTTTTATATGTAAATTATTAACTATATATTCTCTCATCAAAATCAATGCTGTGATTATAGAAAATATATTTTCTAACCAATATATAAAACTAAACTCTTATCTATTTGAGAGTTTGGTTACCTCTTTAGGGGAAGATAATTTACATATAAAATTTAAACACTTATTATTTGAATCCTGCAAAATAATAAAAGAAGATTTAGATATATCTCCTGTTATATCAACGGATGAAAATAATAATATAACGCTATCTTTAAAGGCACTAAATATTATTGAATTATTTAGCAATAAACCTTATTTCTATTATGATGGAACAATATTTGAAACTTCACTCTCATTTATAAAAAATTATAATTGTATAAAAGAGTTAGTTCTACGCAACAACACTTCCTATTTTACAATAACTGATGATAATAAAAATATATTCCTTAATCAGATCATACCAAAACTATCTTTAAATTTTAATTTAAAAATTTCAGAAAGTTTAAATAACATACTAAATATTGAGGAATGTAAATGTAAATTCTACATAAACAAAGTTTCGAATGATATAGTCATAATAAAGGTTATATTTAATTACAAAGATTTAAACATAAACCCACTGGATACTAGCTGTCTTAATACATCTATCCTTAGAGATTATAATATTGAAAATAAAGTATTAACTACATTAAATAGACTTAGTGAATCTAAAAACTCAATTTACTACATTATTAAATCACCTGAAAAAATAATTGATTTTAAAGAAAATGGAATTCCTACGCTTAAAACCTTAGGAGAAATTTATTACACAAAAAAATTTAAACAATACAAAATAATTTCTTCATCTTCTTATAAAACTTCCTTTAGTATAGGGTTAAATAATCTATTAAATATATCATTCTCATTTGATGGAATAACAAATGATGAATTATATTCTGCAATTAAAAACATACGAAAAGGTGAAAAATACCTGAAATTGAAAGATAAGGGTATCCTAAATCTGGAAAATGATTACTTAAAACAGATTAATTCAATCCTTAAAGATTTAGATATAGATGAAAAAGAACTTAAGAATGATTCATTAAATATTGATAAGTATTATGCATTTTACATAAACAACACATATTCAAATAATTTTAAGTCAATGGGTGAATTAACTAAAAATGAAAATTTCTTAAAAATAACAGATGATCTTTCTAACATTTCTAATATTGATTTATCTCCTCCGAAGAATTTAAACGCTTCTCTTAGAAATTATCAATTAGAAGGATTCAAATGGATTAAAACACTAAAAGAATACAATTTATCTGGGATCTTAGCAGATGAGATGGGACTTGGTAAAACTCTACAAACCATAGCATTTCTTCAAAAAGAATACGAAAATAACTCACTTGAAAATGCAATAATAATCTGCCCTAAGTCTCTTATATACAACTGGTTTGATGAGATTAAAAAATTTGCCCCAAATCTTAAAATTCTTATATTTAATGGAAACAAAAATGTTCGTTCAAAACTCATAAATGAATTTCAAAATTACGATATCATATTAACTTCTTACGGAATAATTCAAAAAGATATAGACCTCTTAAAGTTAAAAAATTTTAATATTTGTATAATAGATGAAGCTCAAAATATAAAGAATAAATCATCCAAAAACACAATCTCTTTAAGAGAACTGAATGTAAATTACAAATTTGCATTAACAGGTACTCCCATAGAAAACTCCATAGAAGAACTATGGTCTATATTTAATTTCCTAATGCCAGGATATCTATATTCCTATTCAAAATTTAGATCGATATATGGGGATCAGGAAAATTATACTTCATCTAATTTAAACAAAAAAATATCTCCTTTCATATTAAGGAGACTTAAAAAAAATGTATTAACTGAACTTCCACCTAAAATTGAAACTAAAATAATGATTGATTTAAATAATGAACAAAAAAAATTATACTATTCATACATAAATAAATTTAAAGAAGAATTTAATTTTGAAAATAACAGCTCAAATGATAAAAATCTTAAATTTAAAATGCTAAGTGCATTAACACGTTTAAGACAGATTTGTTGTGATCCTAAGGTAATATCTGAAGATTATTCCTATGGTAGTTCCAAAATAGATACATTAATGGAAATAGTAAATGAACACATTAAGAATAACAAAAAAATTATAGTATTTTCAAATTTCACAACCGTACTTGGAATTATTAAAGATAAATTCATAAAAAATAACATTAAATATACATACTTAGATGGAACAATTCCTTCCAAAGATAGAATTGATATTGTAAATGATTTTAATCAAAATGATTATAATATATTCCTAATTTCTCTTAAAGCTGGGGGATTTGGTTTGAATATAACATCTGCTGAAATTGTAATTCATTTTGATCCTTGGTGGAATAATGCTGTTGAAGATCAGGCCACAGATAGAGCACATAGGATTGGACAAAAAAATACAATTCATGTTATAAAATTAATAACTAAAGGAACTATTGAAGAGAAAATATTTGAGATACAGGAGAAGAAAAATATATTAATAAATTCTATAATAAGAGATAATGAACTAGAATATAATTCAATCTCTAAAATGTCTATTGAGGATCTTAAAAATTTATTTACAATTGATACATTATAG
- a CDS encoding peptide chain release factor 3: MNNFIDEIKKRRTFGIISHPDAGKTTLTEKLLLYGGAIRLAGSVKARKSSKHATSDWMDIEKQRGISVTSSVLQFNYDGFCINILDTPGHEDFSEDTYRTLVACDSAVMVIDGSKGIELQTKKLFHVCAILNIPIFTFINKVDREIKNPFDLIEEIEQELGINCYPMNWPIGCGDNFKGIYQRDEEKIYTFLNKNHGQDIIDSYDGNYKEEIFKDILGEQLHKTLIEDIDLLNILDTPFDHDKILEGKITPVFFGSAITNFGVEIFLKNFLKYSSIPIKRESTIGYISPFEDYFSAFVFKIQANMNPKHRDRIAFMRICSGKFQKGMEVSHIQNNNKIKLSQPQQFFAQEKELIDEAYAGDIIGVFDPGIFSIGDTLTTSKTQFKFNGMPSFSPELFATIKPTNSMKRKQFLKGVTQIAQEGAIQVFREFNFGMEEVIIGVIGNLQFEVLEYRLKHEYNTDIKINKIPYSFIRWIEKSDVPVDNLNLTNDTKKAIDLKGRNILIFQNNWEIQWALDKNPSIILSDIGKFQD; this comes from the coding sequence ATGAATAATTTTATAGATGAAATTAAAAAAAGAAGAACATTTGGTATAATATCACATCCAGATGCAGGTAAAACTACTTTAACAGAAAAATTATTATTATATGGTGGGGCGATACGTCTTGCTGGATCTGTTAAAGCTCGTAAATCTTCAAAACACGCCACATCTGATTGGATGGATATAGAAAAACAGAGAGGAATATCTGTTACAAGTTCAGTTCTTCAATTTAACTATGATGGATTTTGTATAAACATATTAGATACCCCTGGACATGAAGACTTTTCAGAAGATACATATAGAACTCTTGTGGCATGCGATTCTGCTGTAATGGTTATAGATGGTTCAAAAGGTATTGAGTTACAAACAAAAAAACTATTCCATGTGTGTGCCATTCTAAACATACCTATTTTTACTTTCATAAATAAAGTTGATCGTGAAATTAAAAATCCTTTTGATTTAATTGAAGAAATTGAACAAGAACTAGGTATAAATTGCTATCCTATGAATTGGCCAATTGGATGTGGAGATAATTTTAAAGGAATATATCAAAGAGATGAGGAGAAGATATATACATTCTTAAATAAAAATCATGGACAAGATATTATAGATTCATATGACGGTAATTATAAAGAAGAGATTTTCAAAGATATATTAGGAGAACAATTACACAAAACTTTAATTGAAGATATAGATCTATTAAACATATTAGATACACCATTTGATCATGATAAAATATTAGAAGGTAAAATTACCCCTGTATTTTTCGGATCTGCAATAACGAATTTTGGAGTTGAAATATTTCTAAAAAACTTTCTTAAATATTCTTCAATTCCAATTAAACGTGAATCTACAATTGGCTACATTTCACCTTTTGAAGATTATTTCTCAGCATTTGTGTTTAAAATACAGGCAAATATGAATCCAAAGCATAGAGATAGAATAGCATTTATGAGAATATGCTCAGGTAAATTTCAAAAAGGTATGGAAGTATCTCATATACAAAACAACAATAAAATTAAGCTTTCTCAACCCCAGCAATTCTTTGCTCAAGAAAAAGAACTAATAGATGAAGCATATGCAGGAGATATAATAGGTGTATTTGATCCAGGTATATTTTCAATTGGTGATACACTAACAACTTCAAAAACTCAATTTAAATTCAATGGTATGCCATCATTCTCTCCTGAATTATTTGCAACTATTAAACCAACTAATTCAATGAAAAGAAAACAATTTTTAAAAGGAGTTACTCAAATTGCCCAGGAAGGAGCTATACAAGTATTCAGAGAATTTAACTTTGGTATGGAAGAAGTTATAATTGGAGTTATTGGAAATCTACAATTCGAAGTTCTTGAATATAGATTAAAACACGAATATAACACAGATATTAAAATAAACAAAATCCCTTATTCTTTCATAAGATGGATTGAAAAATCAGATGTTCCAGTTGATAATTTAAATCTAACTAATGATACTAAAAAAGCAATAGATTTGAAAGGTAGAAATATATTGATATTCCAAAATAATTGGGAAATACAATGGGCATTAGATAAAAACCCATCAATTATTTTATCTGATATAGGAAAATTTCAAGATTAA
- a CDS encoding dipicolinate synthase subunit DpsA has translation MNLLIIGGDERSICLKNILENNNFNTHSLFLNTDKNEIKNLNNFDTIFLPIPFERNSKLNAPFYNEEINPSYILEKLKHFNGTIIGGFDKKSEDFFINENLNFKNILKDETFTLINAIITAEGSIEKLIHESEKSLFESDACILGYGRIGKALARRIDPICNKLIVYNNPSINLTHTRIDNIKSYQIKYFKDHASQYDIIINTIPHLIINSEILDNLNQNTLILDLSSYPGGVDFSYAKKLKIKVIHYLGIPAKVSKYSSSNAIFNFFLKTLK, from the coding sequence ATGAATTTATTAATTATCGGTGGAGATGAGAGATCAATATGCTTAAAGAACATACTTGAGAATAATAACTTTAATACACATTCCTTATTTTTAAACACGGACAAAAATGAAATTAAAAATTTAAACAATTTCGATACAATTTTCCTCCCAATACCATTTGAGAGAAACTCAAAATTAAATGCACCATTTTATAATGAAGAAATAAACCCCTCATATATACTCGAAAAGCTAAAACATTTTAATGGAACAATAATTGGAGGATTTGATAAAAAAAGTGAAGATTTCTTTATAAACGAAAATTTAAACTTTAAAAATATATTAAAAGATGAAACTTTCACATTAATCAATGCCATAATAACAGCTGAAGGCTCAATAGAAAAATTAATACATGAAAGCGAGAAAAGCCTATTTGAGTCAGATGCATGTATATTAGGGTATGGACGAATAGGAAAAGCCCTTGCTAGAAGAATAGATCCTATATGTAATAAATTAATAGTATATAATAATCCATCTATAAATTTAACTCATACAAGAATAGATAACATAAAATCTTACCAAATTAAATATTTTAAAGATCATGCATCACAATATGACATAATAATAAACACCATACCTCATTTAATTATAAATTCAGAAATCTTAGATAATTTAAACCAAAACACACTAATATTAGATCTTTCATCTTATCCTGGTGGCGTTGATTTTTCTTATGCCAAAAAACTTAAAATAAAAGTTATACATTACTTAGGAATACCAGCTAAAGTCTCAAAATATAGTTCATCAAATGCAATTTTCAATTTCTTTTTAAAAACTTTAAAATAG